The following coding sequences lie in one Mercenaria mercenaria strain notata chromosome 5, MADL_Memer_1, whole genome shotgun sequence genomic window:
- the LOC123556820 gene encoding uncharacterized protein LOC123556820, which produces MIKYYKMMEVEQQLPWDAAIDAEDVEEGFQGFWEGLKQKLDEELTQAELKRVILLMKDKIGKEIMNRSEIENPSDLLNVLENNMLTEEALSTVEHVFNIMDHHPEYSDRSFGQIIRDYMIARKRFGCPNIIGREQEIHDAIKRLDSSRYKGIWIHGNGGLGKTLLANEICARLLYSRNRKIISVDLKQVTSTGDFLRRLLANFTVYIIPSDTESLTNELLHHLKTISKDTCILLDNIEDVFQSNREEVLHILRRCLDSPAYMPIKWIATSRMAIGADTEIKGMEQVELLPLERKSAETLLKLSLRPIELTEKQCQTLLDITGEVPLAIRLLASTVKSWEPQNVSDDMLKSFCNAQLQNVMKGCIEYSYKSLKESEKQQLRLLSVVETSQFGTEIVKAVLEIEEEETLSLMMKLTNRQIIQRVYTGQKDMQYCLHPLIFEYVHNLPKYDRFSEQAQNNFCKHMLQRMEPYIANVDRNYAEAVSKISTDRPLLKVLFHVLSKRENDENDLLSANKNRYLSKLQEILQMTRLEKEQLYKKITEQMKSNGRQHSFVFWKLEEIRMMVDCGLFSKAEEEISILETTLFNEISEDDTSVDLKGRFWYVRGRLCRCKQEKQLHTAIECFKKSLDIYQKIQNVPEAAIALNAIGNAYFDSGDYDNALLYHNEAADRLRKFSSGNIHPDIAVYEFNVGTIYLAKARQEISIYKCVTEDASKYFKQALKIFEDSMAKDVQMGADGMPRYGNKLSEKAKALFYLKQFKAAISDMKRSLEIKIAPFKTPDRNITLAYYNTGRTFLLWREEVKTDAENAKLLLKEAVLCFRHAEEEIRSDGRASLTGRDKSRFISLYKQIANEVKKDEAKIIKLFCERFERGVTFDSSASSESSTSSETASPSRQENSDTDEGIQSDDNINDGAAVSFAGISSVETQKTEAMQFEQDFFSKINTQLTGSEIRKRRRSSSSESD; this is translated from the exons ATGATAAAATACTACAAGATGATGGAAGTAGAACAACAGTTACCATGGGATGCAGCTATAGATGCTGAAGATGTAGAGGAAGGTTTTCAGGGGTTTTGGGAAGGCCTAAAACAGAAACTTGATGAAGAATTGACTCAAGCGGAACTTAAAAGG GTTATACTTTTAATGAAAGACAAAATTGGAAAAGAAATTATGAACAGATCTGAGATTGAAAATCCTAGTGATCTTCTTAATGTACTCGAAAATAATATGCTGACTGAGGAGGCCTTGTCCACAGTTGAGCACGTTTTTAATATAATGGACCATCACCCTGAATACTCAGATAGAAGTTTTGGGCAAATAATCAGAGATTATATGATTGCAAGGAAACGATTTGGATGTCCAAACATTATTGGACGAGAACAAGAAATACATGATGCTATCAAAAGATTAGACAGTTCACGTTATAAAG GTATATGGATTCATGGAAATGGAGGTCTTGGAAAAACATTACTAGCAAATGAAATATGTGCAAGACTCTTGTATTCACGTAACAGAAAAATTATTTCCGTTGATCTAAA GCAAGTGACGAGCACTGGCGACTTTTTACGAAGACTTCTAGCCAACTTCACGGTGTATATAATTCCATCCGATACAGAAAGTTTGACGAACGAACTTTTACACCaccttaagaccatttcaaaag ACACATGTATATTACTGGATAACATAGAAGACGTATTTCAGTCTAACAGAGAAGAAGTTCTTCACATTTTACGAAGATGCCTTGATAGTCCAGCATACATGCCA ATTAAATGGATTGCGACATCCAGAATGGCAATCGGAGCTGATACTGAAATCAAGGGAATGGAACAAGTAGAACTGCTACCACTCGAGAGAAAAAGCGCGGAGACATTGTTGAAGCTTTCATTACGGCCA ATTGAGTTAACAGAAAAACAATGCCAAACACTTCTTGACATAACTGGCGAAGTTCCACTTGCCATTCGGCTGTTGGCATCTACTGTGAAGTCGTGGGAGCCACAGAATGTCTCTGACGACATGCTGAAGTCATTTTGCAATGCACAACTGCAGAACGTAATGAAGGGATGTATTGAGTATTCGTATAAGTCTCTGAAAGAATCGGAGAAGCAACAACTTCGTTTGTTATCTGTTGTGGAAACATCTCAGTTCGGCACTGAGATAGTGAAAGCTGTACTAGAAATTGAAGAAGAAGAAACACTTTCCTTGATGATGAAACTAACTAATCGACAGATTATTCAAAGAGTATATACCGGACAAAAGGATATGCAATATTGCCTCCATCCTTTGATATTCGAATATGTACATAATCTTCCGAAGTACGACCGATTCTCCGAGCAGGCCCAAAACAATTTTTGTAAGCATATGCTTCAACGGATGGAACCATACATAGCAAATGTAGATAGAAACTACGCGGAGGCAGTCTCGAAAATTTCAACCGATAGGCCATTATTGAAAGTTTTGTTCCACGTTCTTTCTAAGCGGGAGAATGATGAAAACGATTTACTTTCggcaaataaaaatagatatctGAGTAAGCTGCAAGAGATTCTTCAAATGACACGCTTAGAAAAGGAGcaactttacaaaaaaataactgAACAAATGAAATCTAATGGTAGACAACACTCATTTGTGTTTTGGAAACTTGAAGAAATACGGATGATGGTGGACTGTGGACTGTTTTCTAAGGCAGAAGAAGAAATTTCCATTCTTGAGACCACACTTTTTAATGAGATAAGTGAAGACGATACTAGTGTAGATCTAAAAGGGCGTTTCTGGTACGTCAGAGGACGACTTTGCCGTTGTAAACAGGAAAAACAACTTCATACAGCTATCGAATGTTTTAAGAAGTCGCTGGATATCTATCAGAAGATACAAAATGTCCCTGAGGCTGCGATTGCTTTAAATGCTATTGGAAACGCTTACTTTGACTCGGGGGACTATGACAACGCGTTGCTTTATCATAACGAAGCCGCGGATAGGTTACGAAAATTTTCTTCCGGCAATATACATCCAGATATAGCAGTGTATGAATTTAACGTTGGTACCATATATCTGGCAAAGGCACGTCAAgaaatttcaatttataaatgtgtCACTGAAGATGCAAGCAAATACTTCAAACAAGCCCTTAAAATATTCGAAGATTCTATGGCTAAAGATGTCCAAATGGGAGCAGATGGAATGCCAAGATATGGTAATAAGCTGTCTGAGAAAGCAAAGGCTTTGTTTTATCTGAAACAGTTTAAAGCAGCAATAAGTGATATGAAAAGATCGCTTGAAATAAAAATAGCTCCGTTCAAAACACCTGATCGGAATATAACATTAGCATACTACAATACAGGGAGGACATTTCTACTTTGGCGTGAGGAAGTAAAAACTGATGCAG AAAATGCAAAATTGTTGTTGAAAGAAGCTGTACTTTGCTTCCGGCATGCAGAGGAAGAAATAAGATCTGACGGTAGAGCCAGTTTAACTGGAAGGGATAAGTCCAGATTCATTTCTTTGTATAAGCAGATTGCGAATGAAGTGAAGAAAGACGAAGCGAAAAtcataaaattgttttgtgaG CGTTTTGAAAGAGGTGTAACATTTGATTCGTCGGCATCATCAGAATCATCCACCAGCTCGGAAACAGCAAGCCCATCAAGACAGGAAAATTCTGACACAGATGAGGGTATACAAAGTGATGACAACATCAATGATGGGGCGGCAGTCTCTTTCGCCGGAATTTCAAGTGTAGAAACACAGAAAACAGAGGCTATGCAGTTCGAGCAagattttttctctaaaataaacACGCAGTTGACAGGTTCTGAAATAAGAAAGAGGAGACGTTCTTCTTCTTCTGAGTCAGACTGA
- the LOC123556819 gene encoding uncharacterized protein LOC123556819 isoform X1 has product MIEYYKMMELEQQLLRDTYIEEDVQGFWEGLKQKLNEELLQEETERVKQFMKDKIETETFERLAIENPSDLLNILENNMLIEDALSTVEHVFNIMDLHPEYKEKSFGQIIRDYMIARKRFGCPNIIGREQEIYEAIKRLDSSGYKGLWIHGIGGLGKTVLANEICARLSYSRNRTSSISFDLKQVTSSGDFLRKLLDNFTVYTIPSETENLTNELLHHLKSISNDTCILLDNIEDVYQSDRKEVLNILRRCLDSPAYMPIKWIVTSRMEIGAEIKGMEEVELLPLERKSAMTLLKLSLRPIELTEKKCQTLLDITGESPLAIRLLSSNVKSLELQNVSDDMLKSVCNAQLQNEMKGCIEYSYQSLKETEKQQLRLLSVVETSQFDTEIVKAVLEIKDEEALFLMMKLTNRHIIQRIYTGQKDIQYCLHPLIFEYLHNLLKYDRFYKQAQNNFCKHMLQRIEPYIANVDRNYAEAISKILTNKPLLKVLFHVLSNRENYENDSLSANENRYLSKLQEILQMTHLEKQQLYKNITEQMKSNGRQHPFVFWKLEEIRMMVDCEQFSDAEEEISTLEKTFFKKKSEDDSSVDLKGRFYYVSGRLYRCKKDKELHKAIEYFKNSLYIYRNIQNVPEAAIALNAIGNAYFDSGDYDSALDYHNKAANRLREFSSGKIHPDIAVYEFNVGTIYLAKARQEISIYKCVTEDASKYFKQALKIFEDSMAKDVQMGADRMPRYGNKLSEKAKALFYLKQFKAAISDMKRSLEIKIAPFKTPDRNITLAYYNTGRTFLLWREEVKTDAENAKLLLKEAVLCFRHAEEEIRSDGRASLTGRDKSRFISLYKQIANEVKKDEAKIIKSFCECFERGVTFDSSSSSESTTTSETSSPSRQEHSDTDEGIQSDDNINDGAAVSFGGISSVETQKKEAMQFEQDFFSKINTQLTGSEMRKRRRSSSVSD; this is encoded by the exons ATGATAGAATATTACAAGATGATGGAATTAGAACAACAATTACTACGGGATACATACATAGAAGAAGATGTTCAGGGGTTTTGGGAAGGCCTAAAACAGAAACTGAATGAAGAATTACTTCAAGAGGAAACTGAAAGG GTTAAACAATTTATGAAAGACAAAATTGAAACAGAAACATTTGAAAGACTTGCGATTGAAAATCCTAGTGATCTACTAAATATACTCGAAAATAATATGCTAATTGAGGATGCCTTGTCCACAGTTGAGCACGTTTTTAATATAATGGACCTTCATCCTGAATACAAAGAAAAAAGTTTTGGGCAAATAATCAGAGATTATATGATTGCAAGGAAAAGATTTGGATGCCCGAATATTATTGGGCGAGAACAAGAAATATATGAAGCCATCAAGAGATTGGACAGTTCAGGTTATAAAG GTTTATGGATTCATGGAATTGGAGGCCTTGGAAAGACAGTACTAGCAAATGAAATATGTGCAAGACTCTCCTATTCACGTAACAGAACGTCAAGTATTTCCTTTGATCTTAA ACAAGTGACGAGCAGTGGTGACTTTTTACGAAAACTTCTTGACAACTTCACAGTATATACAATTCCATCTGAAACAGAAAATTTGACGAACGAACTTTTACATCACCTTAAGTCAATTTCAAATG ACACATGTATATTACTGGATAACATAGAAGACGTTTATCAGTCTGACAGAAAGGAAGTTCTGAATATTCTAAGAAGATGCCTTGATAGTCCAGCATACATGCCA attAAATGGATTGTGACATCCAGAATGGAAATCGGAGCTGAAATCAAGGGAATGGAAGAAGTAGAACTGCTACCACTAGAGAGAAAAAGCGCGATGACATTATTGAAGCTTTCACTTCGACCA ATTGAGTTAACAGAGAAAAAATGCCAAACACTTCTTGACATAACTGGGGAGAGTCCACTTGCCATTCGGCTTTTGTCATCTAATGTGAAGTCATTGGAGCTACAAAATGTCTCTGACGACATGCTGAAGTCAGTATGCAATGCACAACTGCAGAATGAAATGAAAGGATGTATTGAATATTCGTATCAGTCTCTTAAAGAGACGGAGAAGCAACAACTTCGTTTGTTATCTGTTGTGGAAACATCCCAGTTCGATACTGAAATAGTAAAAGCTGTACTAGAAATCAAAGATGAAGAAGCACTTTTCTTGATGATGAAACTAACTAATCGACACATTATTCAAAGAATATATACCGGACAAAAGGATATACAATATTGCCTCCACCCTCTGATATTCGAATATTTACATAATCTTCTGAAGTATGACCGATTCTACAAGCAGGCTCAAAACAATTTTTGTAAGCATATGCTTCAACGGATTGAACCATACATAGCAAATGTAGATAGAAACTACGCGGAGGCAATCTCgaaaattttaaccaataagcCGTTGTTGAAAGTTCTGTTTCACGTTCTTTCGAATCGAGAGAATTATGAAAATGATTCACTTTCGGCAAATGAAAATAGATATCTGAGTAAGCTGCAAGAGATTCTTCAAATGACACACTTGGAAAAGCAGcaactttacaaaaatattactGAACAAATGAAATCTAATGGTAGGCAACACCCATTTGTGTTTTGGAAACTTGAAGAAATACGGATGATGGTGGACTGTGAACAGTTTTCTGACGCAGAAGAAGAAATTTCCACTCttgagaaaacattttttaaaaagaaaagtgagGACGATTCTAGTGTAGATCTGAAAGGTCGTTTCTATTACGTCAGCGGTCGACTTTACCGTTGTAAAAAGGACAAAGAACTTCATAAAGCTAtcgaatatttcaaaaactcgcTGTATATCTATCGGAATATACAAAATGTCCCTGAGGCTGCGATTGCTTTAAATGCAATTGGAAACGCTTACTTTGACTCGGGGGACTATGACAGTGCGTTAGATTATCATAACAAAGCAGCGAATAGGTTACGAGAATTTTCTTCCGGCAAAATACATCCAGATATAGCCGTGTATGAATTTAACGTTGGTACTATATATCTCGCAAAGGCACGTCAAGAAATTTCAATTTACAAATGTGTCACTGAAGATGCAAGCAAATACTTCAAACAAGCCCTTAAAATATTCGAAGATTCTATGGCTAAAGATGTCCAAATGGGAGCAGATAGAATGCCAAGATATGGTAATAAGCTGTCTGAGAAAGCAAAGGctttattttatctaaaacaaTTTAAAGCAGCAATAAGTGATATGAAAAGATCGCTTGAAATCAAAATAGCTCCGTTCAAAACACCTGATCGGAATATAACACTAGCATACTACAATACAGGGAGGACATTTCTACTTTGGCGTGAGGAAGTAAAAACTGATGCAG aaaatgcaaaactgttgTTGAAAGAAGCTGTACTTTGCTTCCGGCATGCAGAGGAAGAAATACGATCTGACGGTAGAGCCAGTTTAACTGGAAGGGATAAATCcagatttatttcattgtataagCAGATTGCAAATGAAGTGAAGAAAGACGAAGCGAAAATCATAAAATCGTTTTGTGAG TGTTTTGAAAGAGGTGTAACATTTGATTCATCGTCATCATCAGAATCTACCACCACCTCGGAAACATCAAGTCCGTCAAGACAGGAACATTCTGACACAGATGAGGGTATACAAAGTGATGACAACATCAATGATGGGGCGGCAGTCTCTTTCGGCGGGATTTCAAGTGTAGAAACACAGAAAAAAGAGGCTATGCAATTCGAGCAagattttttctctaaaataaacACACAGTTGACAGGTTCTGAAATGAGAAAGAGGAGACGTTCTTCTTCTGTGTCAGATTga
- the LOC123556819 gene encoding uncharacterized protein LOC123556819 isoform X2: MDLHPEYKEKSFGQIIRDYMIARKRFGCPNIIGREQEIYEAIKRLDSSGYKGLWIHGIGGLGKTVLANEICARLSYSRNRTSSISFDLKQVTSSGDFLRKLLDNFTVYTIPSETENLTNELLHHLKSISNDTCILLDNIEDVYQSDRKEVLNILRRCLDSPAYMPIKWIVTSRMEIGAEIKGMEEVELLPLERKSAMTLLKLSLRPIELTEKKCQTLLDITGESPLAIRLLSSNVKSLELQNVSDDMLKSVCNAQLQNEMKGCIEYSYQSLKETEKQQLRLLSVVETSQFDTEIVKAVLEIKDEEALFLMMKLTNRHIIQRIYTGQKDIQYCLHPLIFEYLHNLLKYDRFYKQAQNNFCKHMLQRIEPYIANVDRNYAEAISKILTNKPLLKVLFHVLSNRENYENDSLSANENRYLSKLQEILQMTHLEKQQLYKNITEQMKSNGRQHPFVFWKLEEIRMMVDCEQFSDAEEEISTLEKTFFKKKSEDDSSVDLKGRFYYVSGRLYRCKKDKELHKAIEYFKNSLYIYRNIQNVPEAAIALNAIGNAYFDSGDYDSALDYHNKAANRLREFSSGKIHPDIAVYEFNVGTIYLAKARQEISIYKCVTEDASKYFKQALKIFEDSMAKDVQMGADRMPRYGNKLSEKAKALFYLKQFKAAISDMKRSLEIKIAPFKTPDRNITLAYYNTGRTFLLWREEVKTDAENAKLLLKEAVLCFRHAEEEIRSDGRASLTGRDKSRFISLYKQIANEVKKDEAKIIKSFCECFERGVTFDSSSSSESTTTSETSSPSRQEHSDTDEGIQSDDNINDGAAVSFGGISSVETQKKEAMQFEQDFFSKINTQLTGSEMRKRRRSSSVSD; encoded by the exons ATGGACCTTCATCCTGAATACAAAGAAAAAAGTTTTGGGCAAATAATCAGAGATTATATGATTGCAAGGAAAAGATTTGGATGCCCGAATATTATTGGGCGAGAACAAGAAATATATGAAGCCATCAAGAGATTGGACAGTTCAGGTTATAAAG GTTTATGGATTCATGGAATTGGAGGCCTTGGAAAGACAGTACTAGCAAATGAAATATGTGCAAGACTCTCCTATTCACGTAACAGAACGTCAAGTATTTCCTTTGATCTTAA ACAAGTGACGAGCAGTGGTGACTTTTTACGAAAACTTCTTGACAACTTCACAGTATATACAATTCCATCTGAAACAGAAAATTTGACGAACGAACTTTTACATCACCTTAAGTCAATTTCAAATG ACACATGTATATTACTGGATAACATAGAAGACGTTTATCAGTCTGACAGAAAGGAAGTTCTGAATATTCTAAGAAGATGCCTTGATAGTCCAGCATACATGCCA attAAATGGATTGTGACATCCAGAATGGAAATCGGAGCTGAAATCAAGGGAATGGAAGAAGTAGAACTGCTACCACTAGAGAGAAAAAGCGCGATGACATTATTGAAGCTTTCACTTCGACCA ATTGAGTTAACAGAGAAAAAATGCCAAACACTTCTTGACATAACTGGGGAGAGTCCACTTGCCATTCGGCTTTTGTCATCTAATGTGAAGTCATTGGAGCTACAAAATGTCTCTGACGACATGCTGAAGTCAGTATGCAATGCACAACTGCAGAATGAAATGAAAGGATGTATTGAATATTCGTATCAGTCTCTTAAAGAGACGGAGAAGCAACAACTTCGTTTGTTATCTGTTGTGGAAACATCCCAGTTCGATACTGAAATAGTAAAAGCTGTACTAGAAATCAAAGATGAAGAAGCACTTTTCTTGATGATGAAACTAACTAATCGACACATTATTCAAAGAATATATACCGGACAAAAGGATATACAATATTGCCTCCACCCTCTGATATTCGAATATTTACATAATCTTCTGAAGTATGACCGATTCTACAAGCAGGCTCAAAACAATTTTTGTAAGCATATGCTTCAACGGATTGAACCATACATAGCAAATGTAGATAGAAACTACGCGGAGGCAATCTCgaaaattttaaccaataagcCGTTGTTGAAAGTTCTGTTTCACGTTCTTTCGAATCGAGAGAATTATGAAAATGATTCACTTTCGGCAAATGAAAATAGATATCTGAGTAAGCTGCAAGAGATTCTTCAAATGACACACTTGGAAAAGCAGcaactttacaaaaatattactGAACAAATGAAATCTAATGGTAGGCAACACCCATTTGTGTTTTGGAAACTTGAAGAAATACGGATGATGGTGGACTGTGAACAGTTTTCTGACGCAGAAGAAGAAATTTCCACTCttgagaaaacattttttaaaaagaaaagtgagGACGATTCTAGTGTAGATCTGAAAGGTCGTTTCTATTACGTCAGCGGTCGACTTTACCGTTGTAAAAAGGACAAAGAACTTCATAAAGCTAtcgaatatttcaaaaactcgcTGTATATCTATCGGAATATACAAAATGTCCCTGAGGCTGCGATTGCTTTAAATGCAATTGGAAACGCTTACTTTGACTCGGGGGACTATGACAGTGCGTTAGATTATCATAACAAAGCAGCGAATAGGTTACGAGAATTTTCTTCCGGCAAAATACATCCAGATATAGCCGTGTATGAATTTAACGTTGGTACTATATATCTCGCAAAGGCACGTCAAGAAATTTCAATTTACAAATGTGTCACTGAAGATGCAAGCAAATACTTCAAACAAGCCCTTAAAATATTCGAAGATTCTATGGCTAAAGATGTCCAAATGGGAGCAGATAGAATGCCAAGATATGGTAATAAGCTGTCTGAGAAAGCAAAGGctttattttatctaaaacaaTTTAAAGCAGCAATAAGTGATATGAAAAGATCGCTTGAAATCAAAATAGCTCCGTTCAAAACACCTGATCGGAATATAACACTAGCATACTACAATACAGGGAGGACATTTCTACTTTGGCGTGAGGAAGTAAAAACTGATGCAG aaaatgcaaaactgttgTTGAAAGAAGCTGTACTTTGCTTCCGGCATGCAGAGGAAGAAATACGATCTGACGGTAGAGCCAGTTTAACTGGAAGGGATAAATCcagatttatttcattgtataagCAGATTGCAAATGAAGTGAAGAAAGACGAAGCGAAAATCATAAAATCGTTTTGTGAG TGTTTTGAAAGAGGTGTAACATTTGATTCATCGTCATCATCAGAATCTACCACCACCTCGGAAACATCAAGTCCGTCAAGACAGGAACATTCTGACACAGATGAGGGTATACAAAGTGATGACAACATCAATGATGGGGCGGCAGTCTCTTTCGGCGGGATTTCAAGTGTAGAAACACAGAAAAAAGAGGCTATGCAATTCGAGCAagattttttctctaaaataaacACACAGTTGACAGGTTCTGAAATGAGAAAGAGGAGACGTTCTTCTTCTGTGTCAGATTga